One stretch of Corynebacterium callunae DSM 20147 DNA includes these proteins:
- a CDS encoding D-alanine--D-alanine ligase family protein produces MSISNSGKVRVAVVYGGRSSEHSVSCVSAGAVMGHLDPLKYEVIPVGITVDGAWVVGENDPENLKLRDRRMPEVEHREEIRPSLDPAHRGEFHFLDGSLYATADVIFPVLHGRFGEDGTVQGLFALSDIPVVGPGILASAAGMDKEFTKKLMAAEGLPIGKEVILRKRSELSEAEKNLLGLPVFVKPARGGSSIGISKVTSWEDFPAAVELARNHDEKVIVESEIVGREVECGVLQYPDGRIIASVPAMLMGTEDGEGGFYDFDTKYLDNVVTAEIPAPLDQKTTELIQSLAIESFQALACEGLARVDFFVTASGPVLNEINTMPGFTPISMYPQIFAASGVAYEDLLDVLVQQALHRVSN; encoded by the coding sequence GTGAGCATCTCAAATTCCGGAAAAGTCCGTGTCGCAGTTGTCTATGGTGGCCGCAGCTCTGAGCACTCGGTTTCCTGTGTCTCAGCCGGCGCAGTCATGGGACACCTTGATCCTCTAAAGTATGAGGTCATCCCAGTTGGCATCACAGTTGATGGCGCCTGGGTAGTAGGTGAAAATGATCCGGAAAATCTTAAACTCCGTGATCGTCGCATGCCTGAGGTTGAACACCGCGAGGAAATCCGACCCAGTCTTGACCCTGCACACCGTGGAGAATTCCACTTCCTTGACGGCAGCCTTTATGCCACTGCAGACGTTATCTTCCCAGTGTTGCATGGGCGCTTTGGTGAAGATGGAACTGTTCAGGGCCTTTTTGCCTTGTCTGATATCCCCGTAGTGGGGCCGGGAATCCTGGCATCTGCAGCAGGTATGGATAAGGAATTCACCAAGAAGCTAATGGCAGCTGAAGGTTTGCCAATCGGCAAGGAAGTTATTCTACGCAAACGCAGTGAACTAAGCGAAGCAGAGAAGAACCTGCTGGGCCTACCAGTATTTGTGAAGCCAGCACGCGGTGGCTCCTCCATTGGTATCTCCAAGGTCACCTCATGGGAAGATTTCCCAGCTGCAGTTGAACTAGCTCGAAACCACGATGAAAAAGTAATTGTGGAATCTGAAATCGTTGGCCGTGAAGTAGAGTGCGGTGTGCTTCAGTACCCGGATGGACGCATTATCGCATCCGTTCCAGCAATGTTGATGGGTACTGAAGACGGAGAAGGTGGCTTCTATGACTTTGATACCAAGTACTTGGACAATGTAGTTACTGCAGAGATCCCGGCACCTCTAGATCAAAAGACCACTGAGCTTATTCAGTCGCTAGCAATCGAATCTTTCCAGGCTCTGGCTTGTGAAGGTCTCGCCCGCGTGGACTTCTTTGTCACAGCATCTGGACCTGTTCTCAACGAGATCAACACCATGCCAGGATTCACCCCAATTTCCATGTACCCACAAATCTTCGCAGCCTCAGGAGTTGCTTATGAGGATTTGTTGGATGTGTTGGTGCAGCAGGCATTGCACCGCGTTAGCAATTAA
- a CDS encoding type II toxin-antitoxin system Phd/YefM family antitoxin, which produces MTMTADFHSRTRRSSDLSKHSAEVFAEAEDHPVIVTRRDGEALVLMSQREAEGRTRLLEVAAQLISVVTDDRGTIAERMTKVFPWMLALSESDREVCAREVLDAALASFSTEQPHLAIAELTSWKETATALAAGLAGADLEWLDVETPVERP; this is translated from the coding sequence ATGACCATGACAGCTGATTTCCACTCCCGTACACGGCGTTCATCCGATCTCAGCAAACACTCCGCTGAAGTCTTTGCTGAAGCCGAAGACCATCCAGTAATCGTGACCCGCCGCGATGGTGAGGCCCTAGTGCTAATGTCACAACGAGAAGCAGAGGGTCGTACTCGTCTGCTGGAGGTTGCTGCGCAATTGATTTCCGTAGTCACCGATGATCGCGGCACAATAGCTGAACGAATGACGAAGGTTTTTCCATGGATGCTGGCATTATCAGAATCAGACCGTGAAGTATGCGCCCGCGAGGTTCTTGATGCAGCACTCGCATCCTTTTCTACTGAACAGCCTCACCTGGCAATCGCAGAGCTAACATCCTGGAAAGAAACAGCTACTGCACTCGCCGCCGGGCTAGCAGGCGCTGACCTCGAGTGGCTCGATGTTGAGACTCCGGTGGAACGTCCCTAG
- a CDS encoding DUF3515 domain-containing protein: MSAVNNAGGSTAGAMKKTPIIIALVLSIVLVLGVLVAARALLGPAGQRQVSMSALPAPEAESAACSALVEALPDKAFGHTRAVIAEPQPAGVAAWSSSDIEQVTVRCGVDMPFQFTELADTVEAGGTTWLPVADMTPGSTLQTWYSVDRFPVVAVTADNLSTDNAENPVDPFSDAVAQLEQRAATPYPAPLRDLPAGIQSDSCQALTDALPQTLEVGGEDGATYTLIDETRMAEVGYGADAIAWEAPGLEAIVIRCGVAPSANYAAGAMLQQINTIPWFEDTILASGTTASTWYALGRETDIAVSLPQAAANLLITISGIIEETVPAS; this comes from the coding sequence ATGAGTGCCGTGAATAACGCAGGTGGGTCAACTGCCGGGGCGATGAAAAAAACGCCGATCATTATTGCTTTAGTTCTTTCCATTGTTTTGGTTTTAGGTGTGTTGGTGGCAGCCCGCGCGCTATTGGGCCCGGCTGGTCAGCGCCAGGTTTCTATGAGTGCTTTGCCTGCTCCGGAGGCAGAATCTGCGGCATGTTCTGCACTTGTCGAGGCTTTGCCGGACAAGGCGTTTGGCCATACCCGCGCGGTTATTGCCGAGCCACAGCCAGCGGGTGTGGCAGCGTGGTCTTCTTCTGACATTGAGCAGGTTACGGTGCGTTGTGGCGTGGATATGCCCTTCCAGTTCACTGAGCTTGCAGATACCGTCGAGGCTGGTGGCACCACCTGGTTGCCAGTTGCCGATATGACCCCGGGTTCTACCCTGCAGACCTGGTATTCGGTGGACCGTTTCCCCGTGGTCGCGGTAACTGCCGATAACCTCAGCACCGATAATGCTGAGAACCCGGTTGATCCTTTTAGCGATGCTGTGGCCCAGCTTGAGCAGCGCGCGGCCACTCCTTATCCCGCTCCCCTGCGCGATTTGCCCGCTGGAATCCAGTCGGATTCCTGCCAGGCGCTCACCGACGCCCTGCCCCAGACCTTGGAGGTCGGGGGCGAGGATGGTGCCACTTATACGCTTATCGACGAAACCCGCATGGCTGAGGTGGGATATGGCGCTGACGCGATTGCTTGGGAAGCCCCTGGTCTCGAAGCCATTGTGATCCGTTGTGGGGTTGCTCCCTCTGCAAACTACGCAGCAGGCGCCATGTTGCAGCAGATCAATACCATTCCGTGGTTTGAAGATACGATCCTCGCCTCCGGAACCACTGCTTCCACGTGGTATGCCTTGGGTCGGGAGACTGATATTGCGGTGTCTTTGCCACAGGCTGCCGCTAATTTGTTGATCACCATCTCTGGAATTATTGAAGAAACTGTTCCAGCCAGCTAA
- a CDS encoding thiamine-phosphate kinase, translating to MQDGPTVGELGEFEVIRVITEQASSSLNGDDAAVLRHATPNSRAVVATDMLVSGRHFRLDWSTPAEIGEKAILQNFADIEAMGARPVAALLAISAPTHTPVEFIRGLASGIGKRLGEYSAELVGGDVASGESLVISVTAIGALGGSLPELTLGRARPGQTLVAHGRIGYSAAGLALLEHFGRAGVPEHFKPLIDAHCSPRLTPGRGMVARAAGATAMTDNSDGLIVDLSHMAKKSGVRIDVDSAEIAPDSLLSLAGEELGCDPWEWILSGGEDHTLLSTTFGDAPSGFRVIGRVTKSRPDDLVTVDKKTPAYSAGWKSF from the coding sequence ATGCAGGATGGACCCACCGTCGGCGAGCTTGGCGAATTTGAGGTCATCCGGGTTATTACCGAACAGGCAAGCTCCTCACTTAATGGTGATGACGCCGCAGTTCTCAGGCACGCAACCCCCAACTCCCGCGCCGTGGTAGCAACAGACATGCTGGTGTCTGGCCGCCACTTCCGCCTGGACTGGTCAACCCCTGCAGAAATTGGTGAAAAAGCAATCCTGCAAAACTTCGCCGATATTGAAGCCATGGGTGCACGTCCAGTAGCAGCGCTTTTAGCGATTTCCGCACCCACCCACACCCCCGTGGAATTTATTAGAGGGCTCGCCTCCGGCATCGGAAAACGCCTCGGGGAGTACTCCGCAGAACTTGTGGGCGGAGATGTTGCCTCCGGAGAATCGCTAGTTATCTCCGTTACCGCCATCGGCGCCCTCGGCGGCTCCCTGCCCGAACTCACCCTCGGCCGCGCCCGCCCCGGTCAAACCCTGGTGGCACACGGCCGTATCGGTTATTCCGCCGCAGGTCTGGCGCTGCTTGAACATTTCGGGCGCGCCGGGGTACCCGAGCATTTTAAACCGCTTATCGACGCCCACTGCTCCCCGCGACTCACCCCCGGGCGCGGGATGGTGGCGCGTGCTGCCGGGGCAACGGCCATGACTGATAATTCCGACGGGCTGATTGTGGATCTCTCCCACATGGCTAAAAAGTCCGGAGTCCGCATTGACGTCGATTCCGCCGAAATCGCCCCAGATTCCTTATTAAGTCTGGCAGGCGAAGAATTAGGCTGCGATCCTTGGGAATGGATCCTCAGCGGTGGGGAAGACCACACCCTATTGTCCACCACCTTTGGTGACGCACCATCCGGATTCCGAGTAATCGGCCGGGTAACCAAATCTCGCCCCGATGACCTGGTAACCGTAGACAAAAAGACACCCGCTTACTCCGCCGGATGGAAGAGCTTTTAA
- a CDS encoding uracil-DNA glycosylase gives MWNSIDELPIHPSWKPVLEPVAAQISQVGSFLAGEVATGRGFLPAEEDVFKAFSYPFDEVKVLIMGQDPYPTPGHAMGLSFSTQPAVRPLPRSLNNIFKEMASDLGSAVSTSSAGSAEVEAAQGALDLGVLEAVANTPAEATQLPSSGDLTPWCEQGVALFNRVLTVTPGAAGSHKGKGWEEITQAAITALGQRNKPLVAILWGKQAQEVQKFLGDTPCICSVHPSPLSASRGFFGSKPFSRANEILKNLGATPVHWQL, from the coding sequence ATGTGGAATAGCATTGATGAATTACCCATTCACCCCAGCTGGAAGCCAGTGTTAGAGCCAGTAGCTGCACAAATTTCCCAAGTGGGGAGCTTCCTTGCTGGTGAAGTAGCCACCGGCCGTGGCTTTTTGCCCGCTGAAGAGGATGTGTTTAAGGCCTTTAGCTATCCCTTTGATGAAGTTAAGGTTCTCATCATGGGCCAAGATCCTTATCCAACTCCGGGACACGCTATGGGTTTAAGCTTTTCCACCCAACCTGCGGTGCGACCACTGCCACGCAGCCTCAACAATATTTTCAAAGAGATGGCCAGTGATCTGGGCTCTGCTGTTTCTACAAGCTCTGCTGGCTCTGCTGAGGTGGAGGCTGCGCAGGGGGCTTTGGACCTGGGAGTACTGGAGGCAGTTGCAAATACGCCTGCTGAGGCGACCCAATTGCCCAGCTCCGGTGACCTCACCCCGTGGTGTGAACAGGGCGTTGCACTATTTAATCGCGTGCTCACCGTTACCCCGGGAGCTGCCGGAAGCCACAAAGGTAAAGGTTGGGAAGAGATAACCCAAGCAGCAATCACCGCATTAGGGCAAAGAAATAAACCCCTGGTAGCAATCCTGTGGGGTAAACAAGCCCAAGAAGTCCAAAAATTCCTCGGCGATACCCCATGCATTTGCTCTGTACATCCCTCACCGCTGTCCGCCTCCCGCGGATTCTTTGGCTCCAAGCCTTTTAGCCGAGCCAATGAGATCCTAAAGAACCTCGGTGCCACCCCAGTGCACTGGCAACTGTAA
- a CDS encoding DAK2 domain-containing protein, whose amino-acid sequence MSGSSSENQNDTPHTAVASDPTLQLDGPGVLGWAHTAVKELSERRAEINALNVFPVPDADTGSNMTHTMTAALDEALKATDTSDVARMTAALAVGSVRGARGNSGVVLSQVLRAISQAAANGVINGHTVQEALGIARSLVDRAITDPVEGTVVTVLRSAAIEAEHSVENGEDDLLSVVRNTVKAARTALARTPSQLAVLREAGVVDAGGQGLVILLESLLAQIDPSMTREEHRSRQGESAESNNAEGAEDQDSHGRVGNLEVMFYITCATETALNALESTLQEYGDSLIIARETDNAAMVHIHSRRAGELIEQAFASGEVKDLRLEILPETRHSSIGQPRRVLMAVAPYGLVAELYSSAGVNVIPREIAQLHAADPSDDIVAKIVSSARKSGADEVILLPNGLLSKRELVSIERSSHAFEQNVIILPTSTLVSGIAAVAVHDPAQPIAVDSYAMAEAAGAMRTAVVRAATSAALTQAGACSKGDLLTFIGPEIVQVSEELNEALARTALRLLDGGGEQITLLILKERQHEFDEDIFRRGLGTHTGVEITVYPASGMENLVEIGVE is encoded by the coding sequence ATGTCCGGCAGTAGCAGCGAAAACCAGAATGACACCCCACACACCGCGGTGGCATCTGACCCTACACTCCAACTCGACGGCCCAGGCGTCCTCGGCTGGGCCCACACTGCCGTAAAAGAACTCAGCGAACGTCGCGCCGAAATCAACGCACTTAACGTATTCCCAGTGCCAGACGCCGACACCGGTTCCAATATGACCCACACGATGACAGCGGCGCTCGATGAGGCACTCAAAGCTACCGACACCTCTGACGTAGCACGTATGACCGCAGCTCTTGCAGTTGGTTCCGTTCGTGGGGCACGTGGAAACTCCGGAGTAGTGCTAAGCCAAGTCCTCCGCGCCATCTCCCAAGCCGCAGCCAATGGCGTGATCAATGGACACACAGTCCAAGAAGCACTCGGCATCGCCCGCTCCCTAGTAGACCGCGCCATTACCGATCCGGTAGAAGGCACCGTTGTTACCGTCCTGCGTTCAGCCGCCATCGAAGCTGAACACAGCGTGGAAAACGGCGAGGACGATCTCCTCAGCGTGGTACGCAATACCGTTAAAGCAGCACGCACTGCGCTAGCTCGCACGCCTTCCCAACTCGCAGTACTGCGCGAAGCTGGAGTAGTAGATGCCGGTGGCCAAGGCCTAGTTATTTTGCTGGAAAGCCTACTTGCCCAAATAGACCCCAGCATGACCAGGGAAGAACACCGTTCCCGTCAAGGTGAATCTGCAGAATCTAATAATGCTGAAGGGGCAGAAGACCAAGACTCACATGGGCGAGTAGGCAACCTTGAAGTGATGTTCTACATCACCTGCGCCACTGAGACTGCACTCAACGCTTTGGAAAGCACGCTGCAGGAATATGGCGACAGCCTGATTATCGCCCGCGAAACAGACAACGCAGCAATGGTGCATATCCACTCCCGTCGCGCTGGGGAACTAATTGAACAAGCCTTCGCCAGCGGGGAAGTAAAAGATCTCCGCCTAGAAATTTTGCCCGAAACCCGGCATAGCAGCATCGGCCAACCGCGCCGGGTTCTCATGGCCGTCGCTCCCTACGGATTAGTAGCAGAGCTTTATAGCAGTGCTGGTGTAAATGTCATCCCGCGTGAGATTGCGCAGCTACATGCCGCAGACCCAAGCGATGACATTGTGGCCAAGATTGTCTCCAGTGCCCGCAAATCCGGTGCTGATGAGGTCATTCTTTTGCCCAATGGTTTATTAAGCAAACGGGAGTTGGTCTCCATTGAGCGCTCCAGCCATGCCTTTGAACAAAATGTGATTATTTTGCCCACCTCAACCTTGGTCTCTGGCATTGCCGCTGTCGCCGTTCATGATCCGGCTCAGCCAATCGCAGTGGATTCCTATGCGATGGCTGAAGCAGCTGGCGCCATGCGTACTGCCGTGGTTCGGGCTGCCACCAGCGCAGCCCTTACTCAAGCCGGAGCATGTTCCAAGGGAGATCTGCTGACCTTTATTGGCCCGGAGATTGTGCAAGTCTCTGAGGAATTAAATGAGGCATTAGCTCGTACCGCTTTGCGATTGCTCGATGGCGGTGGAGAGCAAATCACCTTGCTGATTCTAAAAGAACGCCAGCATGAGTTTGATGAGGATATTTTCCGCCGTGGCCTGGGCACTCATACGGGTGTGGAGATCACCGTCTATCCTGCATCTGGAATGGAGAATCTCGTAGAGATCGGGGTGGAGTAG
- a CDS encoding ATP-dependent DNA helicase RecG, whose product MLGWHDERLLKDILPGKEAKAIEKALGYTTAEQLLGHHVRKYSHHGSGVGIGDAVEGDLVTIVGEVAVAKQSYTQSGKLLYKVMVVSETERIGISFFGAKHIPRLLPQGTRALFTGKVKFFRNEPQLSHPEFIVIPTPGSTAKLTATGGMKSLAAYGDIEEVARRLVDREYIPIYAGTATMTTWRIMAAVQRVLETMPVIKEPLSVVPDGMPSFDEAIRGIHDPGDQPPSTFINRLKYNEALSLATVMAIRRADTKNRKAPPMPRALKGHQHMLIEALHFQLTAGQKQVIREISADIEQRIPMSRLLQGEVGSGKTIVSLIAMCQAIDSGRQCAMLAPTEVLATQHARSITATLKAAGLDIKVVLLTGSMSTARKKEALLEIISGDADIVVGTHALIQDNVEFFDLGLVIVDEQHRFGVEQRDRLRTKGREGLTPHLLVMTATPIPRTIAMTVFGDLAVSTLRELPGGRRPIQTSVIPDYKAGWVKRGWERIGEEVLAGRQAYVVCPRIEGEGGVLEIHALLEEKIYPGLNVGMLHGRMDTELKDEVMGEFARGEIDILVATTVIEVGIDVANATVMLIREAERFGVSQIHQLRGRVGRGSFDSLCLLHTTFDEHSPQGKRLAAIAATTDGFQLSELDLQVRQEGDVLGTRQSGSDTKLRHLSFITDQKIIEQALIDAAELVSRDRRRALELVSEIAMVNQDYLEKS is encoded by the coding sequence ATGTTGGGTTGGCATGATGAGCGTTTGCTTAAGGATATTCTGCCCGGAAAAGAAGCAAAAGCCATTGAAAAGGCCTTAGGCTACACAACCGCGGAACAACTGCTCGGCCATCATGTGCGCAAATATTCCCACCACGGTTCAGGTGTGGGCATCGGCGATGCCGTAGAAGGCGATCTTGTCACCATTGTCGGTGAAGTTGCGGTGGCCAAACAGTCCTATACCCAATCCGGCAAGCTGCTCTACAAGGTAATGGTGGTAAGCGAAACTGAGCGTATTGGTATCTCATTTTTCGGGGCAAAGCATATTCCACGCCTGTTGCCGCAGGGTACCCGTGCGCTTTTTACCGGCAAGGTGAAATTCTTCCGCAATGAGCCACAGCTTTCCCATCCTGAATTCATCGTCATCCCCACCCCAGGTTCGACCGCCAAACTCACCGCCACCGGTGGCATGAAATCTTTGGCTGCCTATGGCGATATTGAAGAGGTTGCCCGCCGATTGGTGGACCGCGAATACATTCCGATCTACGCAGGCACAGCCACCATGACCACATGGCGGATTATGGCAGCAGTGCAGCGAGTACTAGAAACCATGCCGGTTATTAAAGAACCGCTAAGTGTGGTTCCAGACGGCATGCCTAGTTTTGATGAAGCCATCCGTGGCATCCACGATCCAGGAGATCAACCACCCAGCACCTTTATTAATCGGCTTAAATACAATGAGGCGCTGTCGCTGGCAACCGTGATGGCCATTCGCCGCGCGGATACCAAAAACCGCAAGGCGCCTCCGATGCCGCGCGCGCTTAAAGGGCATCAACATATGCTCATTGAAGCACTTCATTTCCAACTCACCGCAGGTCAAAAGCAGGTGATTCGAGAGATTAGCGCCGATATTGAACAGCGCATTCCAATGTCTCGTCTGCTCCAAGGTGAGGTGGGTTCTGGTAAAACCATCGTCTCCTTAATCGCCATGTGTCAGGCCATTGATTCTGGCCGGCAGTGTGCGATGTTGGCGCCAACTGAAGTTCTGGCTACCCAGCACGCTCGGAGTATTACCGCGACTCTTAAAGCAGCAGGCCTAGACATCAAGGTTGTGCTCTTGACCGGATCGATGTCCACGGCCCGCAAGAAGGAAGCACTACTAGAGATTATTTCCGGCGATGCTGACATTGTGGTGGGCACCCACGCGCTTATTCAAGATAACGTGGAGTTTTTTGATCTGGGCCTGGTGATTGTGGATGAGCAACACCGCTTTGGCGTGGAACAGCGCGATCGTCTGCGCACCAAAGGTCGCGAGGGTCTGACTCCGCATTTGCTGGTGATGACAGCAACGCCGATTCCGCGCACCATCGCCATGACTGTCTTTGGGGATCTTGCGGTGTCTACCCTCCGCGAGCTCCCCGGTGGTCGTCGCCCCATTCAGACTTCGGTAATTCCTGATTACAAGGCCGGCTGGGTTAAACGCGGCTGGGAGCGCATCGGTGAGGAGGTTTTAGCTGGCAGGCAAGCCTATGTGGTGTGCCCGCGCATCGAGGGTGAAGGCGGCGTTTTAGAAATCCACGCGCTGCTGGAGGAAAAGATTTACCCCGGCCTTAATGTTGGCATGCTACATGGGCGGATGGATACCGAGCTTAAAGATGAAGTGATGGGGGAGTTTGCCCGGGGCGAGATTGATATTTTAGTTGCCACCACCGTTATTGAGGTCGGTATTGACGTTGCCAATGCCACTGTCATGCTCATCCGCGAGGCCGAGCGCTTTGGCGTCTCGCAGATTCACCAGCTGCGCGGTCGTGTAGGCCGTGGCTCTTTTGATTCGCTGTGTTTGCTGCACACCACCTTTGATGAGCACTCACCGCAGGGCAAAAGGCTTGCAGCAATTGCGGCTACAACCGATGGTTTTCAACTCTCTGAACTTGACTTGCAGGTTCGTCAAGAGGGGGACGTGCTGGGCACCCGCCAATCGGGCAGCGACACCAAATTGCGCCACCTTTCCTTTATCACTGACCAAAAAATTATCGAACAGGCGCTTATCGACGCCGCCGAGCTGGTCTCGCGCGACCGCCGTCGCGCGCTTGAGCTAGTCAGTGAGATAGCGATGGTTAATCAGGACTACCTGGAAAAGAGCTGA
- a CDS encoding acetyl-CoA carboxylase biotin carboxyl carrier protein subunit → MKICAPFAGIVHYFVDEGDAVETGMQLGTVETIKLEAPILAPGPGIVASLAFDDFSDVTGGDELLELEAKK, encoded by the coding sequence ATGAAGATCTGCGCACCTTTTGCCGGAATCGTCCACTACTTCGTCGATGAGGGCGATGCAGTGGAAACCGGAATGCAACTTGGCACTGTTGAAACAATCAAGCTCGAAGCACCTATCCTGGCTCCCGGCCCAGGCATCGTCGCTTCCCTTGCCTTTGATGATTTTTCCGATGTCACCGGCGGCGATGAGTTGCTGGAATTGGAGGCTAAGAAATAA
- the rsmD gene encoding 16S rRNA (guanine(966)-N(2))-methyltransferase RsmD, whose protein sequence is MGQTRIISGEARGRKIEVPPAGTRPTSDRAREGLFSSLQVRFGFEGQRVLDLFAGSGALGLEAASRGAEEVVLVESNPKAAEVIRHNIGVVKHPRVQVAEMKASTYLASAPNKHFTMVLADPPYELADEAVREMLDALTPKLLDGAAIVVERHVESPETDWPAWMVPTTQKLKKRTYGIARMDMAVFDETLLEES, encoded by the coding sequence ATGGGACAAACACGCATTATTTCCGGCGAAGCACGTGGCCGGAAGATCGAGGTGCCACCAGCTGGCACCCGCCCTACCTCTGACCGCGCCCGCGAAGGCCTATTCTCTTCTCTTCAGGTGCGTTTTGGCTTTGAAGGCCAGCGTGTTTTGGACCTTTTTGCAGGCTCCGGAGCCCTTGGTTTAGAGGCAGCCTCCCGCGGTGCGGAAGAAGTGGTGTTGGTGGAATCCAACCCTAAGGCTGCAGAAGTAATCCGCCACAATATTGGCGTGGTTAAACACCCACGCGTGCAGGTAGCAGAGATGAAAGCATCTACCTACCTCGCCTCAGCCCCCAATAAGCACTTCACCATGGTGCTCGCTGATCCTCCCTATGAGCTTGCCGACGAAGCGGTGCGGGAAATGCTGGATGCTTTAACGCCCAAATTGCTAGATGGCGCTGCAATTGTGGTGGAACGCCACGTTGAATCTCCTGAAACTGATTGGCCAGCCTGGATGGTGCCCACCACCCAGAAGCTGAAGAAGCGTACCTATGGCATTGCTCGGATGGATATGGCAGTGTTTGATGAAACCCTGCTTGAGGAGAGCTAA
- the coaD gene encoding pantetheine-phosphate adenylyltransferase: MKAVCPGSFDPITLGHLDIITRAAAQFDEVTVLVTANPNKNTGLFSVPERMELIRESTAHLSNVSVDTWASLLVDYTTAHGVTALVKGLRSSLDYEYELPMAQMNRRLSGVDTFFLLTDEKYGYVSSTLCKEVARFGGDVSGLLPEVVAQAMAKKYRQN, translated from the coding sequence ATGAAAGCCGTGTGCCCTGGTTCCTTTGATCCCATTACCTTGGGTCACCTAGACATCATTACCCGTGCGGCTGCGCAATTTGATGAGGTTACGGTTCTTGTTACCGCCAACCCCAATAAAAATACCGGCCTTTTTAGCGTTCCAGAGCGTATGGAACTTATCCGGGAATCCACCGCACACTTGAGCAATGTCTCAGTAGATACCTGGGCTTCATTGTTGGTGGATTACACCACGGCCCACGGGGTGACAGCTTTGGTCAAGGGTCTGCGCAGCTCCCTTGACTATGAATATGAGCTGCCCATGGCGCAGATGAACCGCAGGCTTTCTGGCGTTGATACCTTTTTCCTGCTTACCGATGAAAAATACGGTTATGTCAGTTCCACCCTGTGCAAAGAAGTAGCGCGCTTTGGTGGTGATGTTTCAGGACTGTTGCCTGAGGTAGTGGCTCAAGCGATGGCCAAAAAGTACCGCCAAAACTAA
- a CDS encoding sulfite exporter TauE/SafE family protein: protein MLALISIGLIVCFGACLQRVSGLGLGLVAGPVMAIIIGPIEGILVVNVISVFNAALSSAGVRAHIDWPQFRLISSVLVLGAIPATVLLKFVPVAVVLTCVAILLLLSLSVVSFAQHKIPHFSGKTPALVAGIVAGFSNSLSGASGPVLTIYAQATRWEQRAFAATLQPIFLVAAVISILIKAVFGTAQMAHTSVWIWPIALIAMVLGNLLGARLTPYIAKSTARKFALAVAFGGAFTVLFKGVSGLIA, encoded by the coding sequence ATGCTTGCATTAATCAGCATAGGGTTGATCGTTTGCTTTGGGGCTTGTTTACAAAGAGTGTCAGGTTTGGGTCTTGGCCTGGTGGCCGGACCTGTCATGGCTATCATCATTGGTCCCATTGAGGGAATTTTGGTGGTCAATGTAATTTCCGTGTTTAATGCTGCCCTGAGTTCTGCAGGTGTGCGGGCACATATTGATTGGCCTCAATTCCGCCTTATTTCGAGCGTCTTGGTACTGGGAGCAATTCCTGCGACTGTGCTATTAAAGTTTGTGCCTGTTGCAGTTGTTTTGACCTGCGTCGCAATCCTCCTCTTGCTCTCTTTGAGCGTGGTTAGTTTTGCACAGCATAAAATTCCGCACTTTTCCGGCAAAACTCCCGCATTGGTGGCGGGCATTGTAGCTGGCTTTAGCAACTCACTGTCTGGAGCTTCGGGGCCAGTATTGACCATTTATGCCCAAGCCACGCGATGGGAGCAACGAGCTTTTGCCGCCACCTTGCAGCCCATTTTCTTGGTGGCAGCAGTAATCTCTATCCTCATTAAGGCCGTTTTTGGAACAGCACAAATGGCACATACCAGCGTGTGGATTTGGCCAATTGCGCTTATCGCCATGGTGCTAGGGAATCTCCTAGGTGCACGCCTTACTCCATATATCGCGAAAAGCACTGCGCGGAAGTTTGCCTTGGCGGTTGCTTTTGGAGGAGCATTTACCGTGCTATTTAAGGGCGTTAGTGGCCTTATCGCTTAG